In Acidobacteriota bacterium, the sequence AAAAAGCCGCTGAAATCATCCAAAGCGGCATGATTGGTGAAGTGACGTTTTGTCACACCTGGCAAACCGCAAAGCCAAACAAAAAAGGCTTCGGCAGACCCGCAGATGGCACGGTTCCCACAGGTCTCGATTGGGATATGTGGTTGGGTCCGGCTCCGAAAGTTCCTTTCAATCTCAACCGTTGGGGCGTCGGTGTGCAAACCTTTCCGACCTTTCGTTATTTCTGGGATTATGCGGGCGGCGCGATGACCGATTGGGGCGTGCATCTCATCGACCCTGTGCATCAGTGTTTCGGTGAAGTGATGCCGACCGCCATCTCAGCGATGGGCGGCAAGCTGTATGTTGATGATAATCGCGACACGCCCGATACTATGATGGCGACCTTTCACTATCCGAAATTTTTGCTCACTTACGAAAGCCGCACGGCTAATCCGTTGCCGATGTTTGGTCACGGCGCGGCAACGTCGATTCACGGAAGCGAAGGGACACTGATTGTCAGGCGCGGCGGTTGTTATGTGATTGCCAACGATGACGCGAAAATCACTTCGGTTACTTATGAAAAAGATGCGGCGATGAATGAGATGAATATGCCGCACTGGAAAAATTTCATCGAATGCATCAAGACGCGGGCGCGACCTGTAAGCGACATTGAAACCTGTGTGCGCTCTTCGACGGTCTGCCTTCTTGCCAATCTTTCGATGCGTCACAAGACGTGGCTGGATTGGGATGAAGCAAACTGGACGGTCAAGCAAAATCACATCAGAGCGTTTTTGAAGGCGAAATATCGCGCCCCGTGGAAGCTTGAGGTTTAGCCCTCAAGCTTCAAAACTCTCGCGCACAATCTCAATTGCCTTTTGCCGCCGACTTGGTTTCACTTGCCATCGCGCCGGGTAGCGTTTTATTGATTCGCGCCGCCATCATTCGCACCAGTTCAGCATTGGTGAATGGTTGCCAGCCGTGCGCCTTCATCGGTCGCCCGTATTCAAAGACCGCTTCGGCTTTCGGATTGTCTGCGACTTTCAAAAAATCTTCGAGCAGGTAGACCGCAAGATTCAGATAATAGTTATCCATATCGCCGCAATAGACATGAATTTTGCCAACCAGATCGTTGCCATTCTTTGACCAGTTCTTTTCCAGGTTGTAACGCAAATCATAGCCGTTGTCGCGCATGTATAACGCCACCTGGCGATCAATCTTGCCGGTCAACCGATCCCAGATGGGGCGCGGATAACCGTCCTTGCCGACAGTCCCGTATGCCGCATCCCACGCGGCAATCTGTTGCCCCGAACGCACGTTGCTGCCAAGCACGGCTTCAAGCCGGCTCATCTCGCGCATCGTCAGCGTCACCTGCCCTTCGGCATTTCGTGAAAGCGGGCGGATGAGTTTGCTCCAGTCGCCGTTTGGCACTTCAAAAGCATTGTCGTCTTCGTAAACATTCGACATTTGATAACGACGAAAATCAACAGGGTCTGGATACAGCGCCCAGGTGCCGTTGAAAAATTTCGGATGAAAAATTTGTAAAGCCAACGCTTCCCAACCACCGGTTGAACCGCCCGTGAGCACACGCGCTTGCGGCTTGGCGATGATTCTGAATTTTTCTTCGAGATAGGGAATCAACTCTGTCAGTAACGCATCACCGTAAGGGCCGTTGTTCGCCGAATTCACCGCATAAGAATCATCATAGTAAGGCGTCGGATGTTGAAAGGTGATGGCAATCATGCGCGGGAAATTTTCCGACATCCAGCTTTGCGCAAACTCATAACCGGTTTCACGGGCGCTGCGACTCAGTCGCGCCTTGCGTTGCTCTGCGCTTTCAGGTCTTGCGGGCGGTTCAGTGGTAAAGCCAAAGGGCGCGCCGAGTCCGAAATGACCTTGAATGTAGATTGCCGGATACCGTTGATTCGGATTTTCGGTGTAGCCTTTCGGCAACAACAAAGTCGCGCCGAGATACATCGGATGTCCCCAGAACTCTGTCAGCAACTTGCTTTGAATCTTTATGCGTTTGACCCAGACGGTATCGGGCGGCACTTCGACCGGCGGCAGTTTTTTCGTCAGGCTGAGTTTGATATTGAATCCTGCGGCGGGGTCAAGGTGGATGCGCTGCACTTCGCTTACGAGATTTCCCGGCGAACGATTCCACTGCTGGCCCTCCCATTGATCCATATGCACCCAGATAACGTGACCATCTTTGCGATGCGCCTGAGTGTAAACATTCAAGAGCGCCTGCACATAGTATTCGCCTGCCGGAAGCTGATTGAGATTTTCGACCGGATAGCCAAGTACCGCTGCATCAATCACTGCGTTCTCGTCAGGCTTGAGCGCCTGCACATCCAATCCGTAAAACGGCACCGAACTGTTATAGGAACCCGCCTGCAAGCGGGGTTCGACGCGATTATTTTTTGCAATCATCACAAACACACGCCCGGTGATTGGTCCCTTATCGATTGCTGTCGGATAGGAAATTTCAAATCGCGCATCGGCTGCCATCGCGCAAACCGAAGCGACTGCGATTATCAAGAGACAAAGCATGGCTTTCGTGACTGCCTGCCCGGTCCATTGCAATTGAGCTTTCATTGGAACATTGCGCGCCACTGAATTGAAACTCTCCGGTCGAATTCGCTGATTCATGTTTCCTCCACAATCGTCAAATTGATTCACTGACAACTCCTGCCAAAATTTTGGCACCCGAAACTCATTGTTTGATTGAACAATTTCCGTTGAGCCTGAAAAAGCCAGGTGACGGCGGAATCATACAACCGATTGAATAGAAAATTGAATGACGATTCTGGAAAATTTCTTATTTGATGCTTAGGGTACATCATTTGCCTGAGTGAATGCCGGGGTGATTTGTAAAAAATTTAACGCGCAGTTTTGTAGGGAAATTATGCACTCGCCGATTATGAAATTACAGCCGTTGGGCGAGCCTGGTTTGAGAAGGAGATGGATTATGGCGCTCAAGAAAAAAGGAGAGCCGAAAGGGCGTTCAGGCAATCAAGGTTATCAGGAAGGCAATGAAGGACGTGAACACGAAAAGCCTGCCACACCGCTTTGATGCTCGCCAATCAAGGCGGTCACGAAGACACGGCTTTTTCGCTCAGGCAAGCCGGAGCAGTTGAATAGCATCCATTGAAAAATTGATGCCCGCGAGACACTTAACTTGAGCGATGAAGCCGTGCAATTAACCGCAATCAGAAATGCCTAAATCATTTTGGGTTTTTCATATCTTCCAACTTACCCGAAAGCCAGTGCATGATGTTTAAAAGAAATTGCGGATTCTTTGCGGCAATTGGCGCATTCATTCCCACCGGCGTGCGATTGGCTCCCGCGAGTTGCGCCGAAAACATCGCGGCTTCTCCGAAAATCGCAATACGCCCTTTGCCGAATTTCATCGTCGCCCCCTGCAACCAACCCTTTACCGGAAGGCGCGGCGTGTCGTCATTTACCTGACCGGCTACCGTGGTCAGCACAGACACCACCGATGAACCGAGAATGAGCAGCGGTTGGGCTTCGCCTTCGATTTGAAACGCTGAGCCGGTGAAGGTCGCAACCGAATCCACCTTTTCATTCTCATTTCGCCCACGGGTAATCGCGTGTTCTTTCAGTAAGCCATCCGCCAGTTTAAAAACTATTGGACCCTGCGCTTTTTCATCTACCGCATAACCGTTGCTGAAACGAATGCCGAAAGCTTTTGCCAGGTTTTCCGCAGCCCCCGGAAATGGCATATGGTCAACGATGAGCAGTAGCGCGCCGCCATCTTTCACCCAATCGCGCACGCTGGCAATCTCCTCATCGGTAAAGGCTGTGGGCGTCGGCAACTTCCAACTCGATTGATTCTGCTCAGCCAGAGCGTTGGCAATTATCAGTATCTGTCCCTTTTGCAGAGCGGCTTTGCTGAATTTTTCGCGCGACCCCTGTACCACATAACCGTCGCGTCGTATGAATTCGGCAAATGGCTGGTAGCGTCCATCCACCGTATGAAAATTGAAGTGGGCTTCATCAAGTAAGATGACCGGACCCCGACCCGTAGCGTACAGCGGATTCGCTATGGGCGGTTTAAACGCGGGGTCGGCAATTTGTTGCCCATAGCTATTGACGCTTAAAAGCATCGAAATCAATATCGTAAACTGCAGCATCATGCGTAGTTTTATTATCATGGAGATTCCTTTGTTCGACGTGTCTGGCTGGATACGTCGCGAGATTTTAGCTTACTTAAACAACCGGAATCAAAATTAAAACCGGCGCGGCGAAATGCGCCAGGGCAGGCAAAAATCGTCAATCATACTTTGGCAAAGGTAGAGTTTATTACAGTGGAACCTAAGTAAGTTGATATTTTTCAGCGTTCAGAGTCACGTCTTCAGGCGTGAGAAAAAAGCGATTCACGCATAAATGCGTAACTCTGAACCTCAAGAAATTTAGTTTCCAATGTACTTATCCTCGGATAAAACGGATAAGGCAAATTCACTATGCCGCATATTGCCCAACCTGTGGCATCATAAAAAGGTGAATATTAAGAATCTCAAAATTTATACGAAGTATGCCCGCCAGCACGGGCGTCGTTATTTTAATCAGCAGGCGCAAGACCGGCGCTTGCCGATTGCGCCCGCGCCTCATACTCCGCAACTTGAAAACTGGCGCGATGATGAACTGACGGTCGCCTGGATTGGACACGCGACCGTGCTCATTAATTTTTTCGGCACCTGGATTTTGACAGACCCGGTGATGCGTTCGCATGTCGGCGTCAATCTCGCAGGCTTAACTATCGGGCCGCGTCGTCTGGTGCATCCGGCGCTCTCAGCAAATGAACTCCCGCCGCTTGATGCGGTGTTGATTTCGCACGCGCATATGGATCATTGCGATCTCGGCACACTGAAAAAATTGCCGCGCAAAACTCACGTCATCGTTCAACAAGGCAATCGCGATTTAGTGAGCAGGTTCGCCAAAGTAAGCGAAATCGGTTGGGGCGAACAGGTGACATTTAAAGATACCGGTGTGGAAGCCATCGAAGTCAATCACTGGGGGGCGCGGCGACTCACCGACCGGCATCGCGGCTACGGCGGCTTTTTAATTACCAAAGGCGAG encodes:
- a CDS encoding alpha/beta hydrolase-fold protein; its protein translation is MNQRIRPESFNSVARNVPMKAQLQWTGQAVTKAMLCLLIIAVASVCAMAADARFEISYPTAIDKGPITGRVFVMIAKNNRVEPRLQAGSYNSSVPFYGLDVQALKPDENAVIDAAVLGYPVENLNQLPAGEYYVQALLNVYTQAHRKDGHVIWVHMDQWEGQQWNRSPGNLVSEVQRIHLDPAAGFNIKLSLTKKLPPVEVPPDTVWVKRIKIQSKLLTEFWGHPMYLGATLLLPKGYTENPNQRYPAIYIQGHFGLGAPFGFTTEPPARPESAEQRKARLSRSARETGYEFAQSWMSENFPRMIAITFQHPTPYYDDSYAVNSANNGPYGDALLTELIPYLEEKFRIIAKPQARVLTGGSTGGWEALALQIFHPKFFNGTWALYPDPVDFRRYQMSNVYEDDNAFEVPNGDWSKLIRPLSRNAEGQVTLTMREMSRLEAVLGSNVRSGQQIAAWDAAYGTVGKDGYPRPIWDRLTGKIDRQVALYMRDNGYDLRYNLEKNWSKNGNDLVGKIHVYCGDMDNYYLNLAVYLLEDFLKVADNPKAEAVFEYGRPMKAHGWQPFTNAELVRMMAARINKTLPGAMASETKSAAKGN
- a CDS encoding Gfo/Idh/MocA family oxidoreductase — translated: MIERRNILKGVGAALTTSLFTGRVRGANDRISVGFIGLGAMGSSNLGYALKLPDVEPVAVCDVYQPTLEKAVAAADKGGKKVKAIKDFRELIADKSIDAVCISTPDHWHAYMAVEACKAGKDVFVEKPASVYVEEGLKMVQAARKYKRVVQAGTMQRSGGYFKKAAEIIQSGMIGEVTFCHTWQTAKPNKKGFGRPADGTVPTGLDWDMWLGPAPKVPFNLNRWGVGVQTFPTFRYFWDYAGGAMTDWGVHLIDPVHQCFGEVMPTAISAMGGKLYVDDNRDTPDTMMATFHYPKFLLTYESRTANPLPMFGHGAATSIHGSEGTLIVRRGGCYVIANDDAKITSVTYEKDAAMNEMNMPHWKNFIECIKTRARPVSDIETCVRSSTVCLLANLSMRHKTWLDWDEANWTVKQNHIRAFLKAKYRAPWKLEV
- a CDS encoding MBL fold metallo-hydrolase; amino-acid sequence: MNIKNLKIYTKYARQHGRRYFNQQAQDRRLPIAPAPHTPQLENWRDDELTVAWIGHATVLINFFGTWILTDPVMRSHVGVNLAGLTIGPRRLVHPALSANELPPLDAVLISHAHMDHCDLGTLKKLPRKTHVIVQQGNRDLVSRFAKVSEIGWGEQVTFKDTGVEAIEVNHWGARRLTDRHRGYGGFLITKGERAIVFGGDTAYTRAFSRLRYRGIKIELAILPIGAYNPYIYAHANPEQAWQMRHEMNANYILPMHHSTFRLGREPVGEPIHRLLKAAGDEGWRVCLTKPGETWKLPAREIHLPLRAKTTAELVAD
- a CDS encoding DUF4350 domain-containing protein: MIIKLRMMLQFTILISMLLSVNSYGQQIADPAFKPPIANPLYATGRGPVILLDEAHFNFHTVDGRYQPFAEFIRRDGYVVQGSREKFSKAALQKGQILIIANALAEQNQSSWKLPTPTAFTDEEIASVRDWVKDGGALLLIVDHMPFPGAAENLAKAFGIRFSNGYAVDEKAQGPIVFKLADGLLKEHAITRGRNENEKVDSVATFTGSAFQIEGEAQPLLILGSSVVSVLTTVAGQVNDDTPRLPVKGWLQGATMKFGKGRIAIFGEAAMFSAQLAGANRTPVGMNAPIAAKNPQFLLNIMHWLSGKLEDMKNPK